From the Garra rufa chromosome 17, GarRuf1.0, whole genome shotgun sequence genome, one window contains:
- the tbxta gene encoding T-box transcription factor T-A produces the protein MSSSSPDQRLDHLLSAVESEFQKGSEKGDASERDIKLSLEDAELWGKFKELTNEMIVTKTGRRMFPVLRASVTGLDPNAMYSVLLDFVAADNNRWKYVNGEWVPGGKPEPQSPSCVYIHPDSPNFGAHWMKAPVSFSKVKLSNKLNGGGQIMLNSLHKYEPRIHIVKVGGLQKMISSQSFPETQFIAVTAYQNEEITALKIKHNPFAKAFLDAKERSDHKEVPDHSTDNQQSGYSQLGGWFLPSNGPMGPSSSPPQFNGAPVHSSGSYCERYSSLRNHRAAPYPSHYPHRSTSTNNYMDNSSGSLASHDSWSALQIPNSSGMGTLAHTTNTTSNTSQYPSLWSVAGTTLTPSGSTSGSITGGLTSQFLRGSSVSYSGLTSSLPVSSPSSMYDPGLSEVGVGDAQFESSIARLTASWAPVAQSY, from the exons ATGTCTTCCTCAAGTCCCGACCAGCGCCTGGATCACCTCCTGAGCGCCGTGGAGAGCGAGTTTCAGAAGGGCAGCGAGAAAGGCGACGCGTCCGAGCGGGATATTAAACTTTCCCTGGAGGACGCGGAGTTGTGGGGCAAATTTAAAGAGCTCACCAATGAAATGATTGTCACCAAGACTGGAAG gcgAATGTTTCCAGTGCTCAGAGCCAGTGTGACCGGTCTGGACCCCAATGCAATGTACTCCGTTCTGCTGGACTTTGTGGCGGCCGATAATAACCGGTGGAAATATGTGAATGGCGAATGGGTACCGGGTGGAAAACCCGAACCTCAGAGCCCGAGTTGCGTCTACATCCATCCAGACTCACCGAACTTCGGCGCACATTGGATGAAAGCACCCGTCTCTTTTAGCAAAGTCAAACTCTCCAATAAACTCAATGGTGGAGGACAG ATTATGTTGAACTCTTTGCACAAATACGAACCTAGGATTCACATTGTGAAAGTCGGTGGGCTCCAGAAAATGATCAGCAGCCAGTCTTTTCCTGAGACTCAGTTTATTGCAGTCACAGCTTATCAGAACGAAGAG ATCACTGCTCTGAAGATCAAGCACAATCCATTTGCCAAAGCCTTCCTGGACGCCAAAGAAAG AAGTGACCACAAGGAAGTCCCAGACCACAGCACTGACAACCAGCAATCTGGATACTCACAAC TTGGTGGCTGGTTCCTGCCCAGTAACGGCCCTATGGGCCCCAGCAGCAGCCCTCCACAGTTCAACGGAGCCCCCGTTCACTCTTCTGGCTCATACTGCGAGAGATACTCCAGCCTGAGGAACCACAGAGCTGCTCCGTATCCCAGCCATTACCCCCACCGCAGCACTAGCACCA ATAACTACATGGACAACTCTTCAGGAAGTCTTGCTTCTCACGATAGCTGGTCGGCTCTGCAGATACCCAACTCCAGTGGAATGGGAACCCTGGCCCACACCACCAACACTACCTCCAACACCAG CCAGTACCCAAGCTTGTGGTCCGTTGCGGGGACAACCCTCACTCCCTCGGGCTCCACATCAGGGTCCATCACGGGCGGCCTGACGTCTCAGTTCCTGCGCGGTTCCTCTGTGTCCTACTCGGGGCTGACCTCCTCTCTGCCCGTGTCCTCTCCCTCCTCTATGTACGACCCGGGCCTGAGCGAGGTTGGCGTTGGAGATGCCCAGTTTGAAAGCTCCATTGCCAGGCTTACAGCGTCCTGGGCGCCAGTGGCACAGAGCTACTGA